Within the Glycine soja cultivar W05 chromosome 3, ASM419377v2, whole genome shotgun sequence genome, the region TGTGGAGAGATGAAATGAAGGATGATATTGAGAAGGGAGAATTCATTCCAAGTAGGTGGCATGACATAGGGGAGACATGGGGAGGGATGATTATGGCTATGCCAGGTAGGGATAAAGGGTGGAAAAATGAATGGGAGGGTACACTACTTAAATGACCAATTATATGCGGACATGTGATAATCAATGTTCTAAGTTAAAAATCAACGTTCAATTTTTTCTCTGGAAACTCAAatagtgaattttgaaaaaataaggaGACTCcgataataaatgaaaaaaataaagagattgaTTTAGTGAAATAGGAAAAATAGGGAAACATTTTTTACTATTGACATACTTTCCTATCCCACAACATAAGAATCTACTTGATTCTTGGGAAATAAATATAACACACTTAAGCAAACTAATTGAACACACTAACCATAAATTTTGTTTGGCTTCAATAAAACAAATGaagtaaatgaaaatagaaaaaaaataaacgaagaagaaaaaatggaatTTTGGATTGTTtggtttgaaagaaataaatgaaaacaaataatattatgagATTGTTTGATTTAAATGAAAAGAGAGGAAAACATTGTCAAAACCACGCAATACAACTCATTAGATGGTTGAGGATGCAACCTGTCCAGATTGTAAGTGGTACAACTCCAGAGTCATTAGTTCATGCAAACCGTAATTGTACAAAGGCTGCTGAAGTTTTGAAGTCTTGGAAATAGCTTGAGCTCTTGTACAAGGCATTAATAGAGCAACAAATGTGAACATAAGTTTGGGTAAAAAAACCACGGTTGGTTTGATATACGAAGCTAAGTGGATTCCTCTTGATTCgagtttaattaaattaaactgtGATGTAACTTTCAGAGTGTTGGAGATCAAGGAAGATATATGGCAGGTTATGGTACTGACCTTTCATGTAGCTCATTGATTTTGGAGGAACTTTGGGCCATTGATTATGGTTTAAAGGCATGCACACAACCATTGGTTTACAAAAGTAGTTATAGAGTCAGAATCTCAGGTGGTTGTTAGTTTGGTCAATAAGCTGCAACATTCGGATAATACGTGGGAAAATGGCTGATCTTGATTTCTGCATTATCCAGCATGTGCCAAGGGAAGTGAATTGTGCAACTCACGCTTTTGCTCAACATGCCTTACACTCTTTTTGTAGTGATACTTATTTCATGTCTATTCCAAATTTTGCTAATTCTGATGTAGTGAATGATGTTATGCATCTTACGAACCCTTGAGGATTTGAATAAGTTTTCTGGTTGTTGGGCAATTAGCCCACAACAGTGcaacaagacaaaaaaaactCATTACAAAGCAACATAATTgatcatcaaatttaaaagaagtAGCACAATCGATTATCAAGATCTAAAGTCAATTATCAAATGTGAAAAATGCAACACAAAGGATTATCATGATGATACCTGTGTGCCACTATATTACTCTTCAGTCGAGCTTAAGcgaaatctataatttttttaaacttatttcttctttattttactTATACCAAACAACTACGTGCCTGTTTGAAGATCCGTTCGTCGGAAATGAACGGACTTTCGCCAAATCAGTacctttttatcttttaaagcaAACAGACGTTTTTGGAGGTGTAAGAGCAATTTTCCAAACACGGTTTACATTTTTCATCATCTTTTCTACATCCACATTCTCCTCTCATTTTCTTACCTATTTTTTATCCCACTGAACTGAGTGAAAAGATGTGCAGAAAAATCGATCTCAAAATCTCCTATGAGGGTGAGTCTTCTCTTACTCTAAGTAGAACATAGAACATGAACATTTCCAAATCCAAGTACTACCATTCTTCATAGAAATCACTTGTAAATTGTAATACGTGCCCTGAAATCCAATCCGTCCATTAAATATTCACTTGAAAACAATCTGACCCGTTGACACTCCACAACCTTTATCCTAGATACCCAATCCGAGGGTTACGGTTTCGTGCCACACTCACCGAtggattatataaaaaagaatcacacaTAACTCtactcactctctctctctctctgtgatTCCTTCAGTCACTTCCCTCATTTTTTAACATTCCCCTCGGCGCTGCGCACCTTTCTCGATCTCCGATCTATAAACCCCACAACACCCTCCTTCCTTCTTTCTCAACCttacactctctctctctctcaaaataaATCTCGTTTCTCTCTCCTCTCGTTGGGCCTCTTCAACGGGCTTCCCGGCCCAACGCTACAACCTTTTTTTCTGCTCTTTCGATTTTTTAGGGTTTTCGCGCGCTccccctttcttcttctcctggATCTGCTAGGAGAAGTGCTGCATGCTCTGAACTTCCTTCCATACTCTTAGAGATGGCGTCTTCGTATCCCGGTTCCGTTAGTGCCGCGcaggtttttgtttttttgttttcgttTTTTCTCGTcgctctttcttttctttttttttggttcattttttattctttgatctGTGTGAAGTGAATGAATGAGCTTTTCTTTGGTTTCAGGTTGGTTCCTACTTCGTGGGACAGTACTACCAGATTCTTCGCCAGCAACCGAATCTTGTTCACCAGTTTTACTCCGATTCCAGCAGCATGATTCGCGTCGACGGAGATTCAGTTGAAACCGCGCACGATGTGTTGGTATGCTTTACGCATCGTTCAACTCTCTTATTTATTATGATGTTTGATATGATATTTGTGTGCTCCGTgttctgtttatttttttctggtGGTTGTGACCCTTGCTAACTATGCTGCTTGTAAAGTTCTATTCCATGGTTATTACAGCGTTAGCGAGGCACTGACGAATAGATATTAGTTTTAGGTTGGCTTGCTTTTTAGATTTATTGGCTGGTGCGAATGCGCACAGATGCTATTAGTTTTTTATGCTCTCAATTGGTGCTTAATTGTCTTTTCAGCTTTTGATTAGAAAGCTTCTATTTGTCTGTTACTCCGAATCGAGTTCTATTTTGGCGGTTTTTATTCCGGGCCGTTTCAACCATGAAAACattttctgtttcagttttttaaaagaattgtataggaaataatgaaaacagaataaaaacataaaacaataaaaatttgtttccaTTATTCATGTACAAAGTCttgaaaacaggaaacaaaGTGAAAGGAAGGTAACATTTTTTGTAAGTTAAAGTGTCTCAAAATAAACAGACTCTTATATTTGGTATTtcttgttgtgttatttttctGCCTTCTTTGTTTTTGGTAAAAATGCTGGCTGACAGCTGACCGGGTTAGATTTCTCTCATGCAGCAAATTCATTCAATTGTATCGTTACTGAATTTTACTACGATTGaaatcaagacaattaattcTCTTGACTCTTGGGATGGAGGTGTGCTTGTGATGGTCTcaggttttgtgaagataaaGGATATCAGTGGGAAGCGGAAGTTTGTTCAAACTTTCTTTCTTGCTCCTCAGGAGAAGGGTTACTTTGTAATGAATGATATGTTTCATTACATTGATGATGAAGTAACGTACCCAAATCTGGTACCAGTGGCATCTGAAACCATTGACACACAACCACATCTTTCTGCTTCACTTGCTGAGCCACCAGGTAAATTAATTGCTGAATTATGTTTTCATGACATTTGTTTTTGACTAGTTTAACTGGAAATATTTTTGCTGCAGTTTGGTATTCTAACATCTGGTTAGGAGATTCATGATCTGTGCATCCAATGGCCtcctatttaataaaatattttttaagtagtaGGGCATAGCTGGATAGTTTATAGGTTTCCTGGCGACTCAGTCCTTCTTGTTCACTCcaatctaaaattaaatttcatgtaTATAAAGCATCAGTTAAATAGTGTGCATGTCTTGCAGCAATTTTCATtgcaaaaaatattgtttttgagtCCTGAGTCTCTGATTTAGCAGTTTCAGACTACGGTTTGGAGGAAGAAGCCAGGGAATATGTCAACTCAGTTCATATAGATGATGATCCAGTGGACGAGTATAGTCTTCCTGAGCACCAGCAGCAGCTACAAGAAGAACTTGAAACCGAAATTGTGGAGGAGGAAACTCCCGTACAGGAGGCATCTCCACCAATTCATAGCATTGGACACACTGTCCAAGAACCCCCTGTTGCTCTTGTGGAAGAGTCCTTTGAGGAGCCTCCTAAGAAAACATATGCATCTATTGTATGTAATACTTTCTAtacatgttcttttttttttggcagacTACCTTTTTTTGTGTGTAGTTATGTACTATCCATAAAAAAGGTACCACATGACTGGAGTAACCAATATTCACTTTCAAATCAAAACAATCTTTTAGTTAGTTTTTCATATTTCCATAATTCTAATTTCCTGAAATCATCTGCAGAGATTAAAGTTGTCAAGAAATACAGTTTTCTTATTTGGCTGAAGTTATTGCTTTGGAAGTTTCTCTTTCTTTACTCTAGCCTCTCTTTAATGTAGTATTAGGCATCTAATATTggaaaaatgttaatttatattCCTTTGCTGTATGTTGGACTTAAAACTAAATAAAGagcatttatcttttttaacttttggtGTTTTGTCTTAATTTAATCGTGTTTCAATGAACTTGCAGTTACGAGTTTCCAAAGGGCAGCCAGTGTTGTCAGCTGCTCCACAGTATGCTCCACAACATTCTTTTAAAAGTGCCCCACCTCCTTCCGAGTTGAACCATGTAGCACAGCCTGCTGTTCAGCAGTCAAGCTCTGCATCTATGTATGTTCCTGAGTCAGGGATTGAGGCCGCAGAAGAAGGCTATGGACTAGAAGAAGAAGGTTTAGTTTATGTTCCTGATATTATAACCCTTTTCTTGGCATATTTGGCGTCTTCATGTTTTTGAATACTTATGTCATTTATGCTAATGATGTGTGggagtttttttatttgttcattcTCAGTGAGGTCTTGCTGCACTTTTTACCTAATGAgtgagaattttcttttttttttttatacaattctACCTGTAGAAAGATTTCTCAGGCCAAATTTCTTTTGGCAGCGACTTTAGAGGTGGTTAGGAGGGGCATAAACCTTTTGATCCAAACTATTAGTAATGAAATCTTACCATTCTTTTTATGGTAAAATAGTTGCTTTGTTCTAGCGTTTTGGAAGctgcatttctttaaaattgtTGTGTTTCTCAcatcatttaatatttgaacTTTATATTGTCTTAGaatttttagaattaaaatatcaaGTTGATTTCTGATCTTAATTTTTCCAGATGAAGTAACATCTGTCTATGTTAGAAACTTGCCCGCTAATGTTACTGAAGCAGAGATTGACCAGGAATTTAAGAATTTTGGCAGAATTAAGCCTGATGGAATATTCATTAGGGTCCGAAAGGTAGCTCCTCTCTTTGGATTACACTGAATGCTCATATATCCAtctatgccaaaaaaaaaagagaaaaaaactaaaGTAGAAATTGATGTGTACAGGAAATTGGAGTCTGCTATGCATTTGTGGAATTTGAAGACATTGTTGGTGTTCAAAATGCACTTCAGGTTTATAGTTAttctatttattgttttgttttttgtgttaaacctaatatttatttgattatctaATCAATGATTACCTTAATTAACAGAGAAACTAATTGAACATGTCTGAATCATTTATTGCTGATTTGCTTTACTCTGCTATCTGTTATGGTTACAGAAaatctataacatcaatttccCTGTTGGTTAAAGGTTACAGAAaatctataacatcaatttccCTGTTGGTTAAAGCAAGAACTTCTCCTTGTTCCTTTGgttttttattgtcattatCAGATGTTTTATATGGCTATGGATTTTTATGTTTCCTGGTTCAATTCAAtggtttatttattatgtttaagaAAAACTATGGATGTAGTTTCCTTAGTTGAATTTGTAGTGCAAGTGTTACTTGCAGCTAATTTAAAACTTTAGAAGATAAAATGAAGTTTTAAAACACCACACCTGATATtgctttggatttgatttgatcTTCTAATGTTCCAGAGTAGGAGTTTGAAACTGGTTGTTGATGATGCTAAAAtcagagagagaaaaatgtcCTTAATGAGCTTGTTGATATTGAAATGAACTAAAGTGCAACTCTTATTCATCTCTCAGGAAAGGggtgtaatttttaaatttagagcAGAGGGCAGTGTGGTTTGAGTTAACCAAGAAACAAATATCTATAGCTGCTTCATGCAACTGTTTTGTTATCCAGATTGgccatattatttttttaacatgattctttggTTCACAtctgtcttcattttttttctttattgtagGCTTCTCCAATCCAATTGGCTGGAAGACAAGTATACATAGAGGAGCGGAGGCCAAACAGTGTCGGTGCAGCTCGGGGAGGAAGTaatgttttacttctttttatctcTTACTCTTTCAAAAGTTTTAGCTTCTCAAGTTCTGTGGGTTTTACCTAATGGTTAATAAGAAATCTTTTGGAAGGTGTTTGTTGCTTGCTGCAATTGCTGGTGTTGGAGTGCACCTAACAAACAATTGTGCAATAAAATTAGGGATCAGAGTGATGGCTGTACATGCTAGGGCATCTGTTGTTGTGGCAGAACTTGGTATTTTGTACTGAAATGCCCATGTATATCTATTAGGTATTAGGTTAAACCCTAAAGTATTAAGTTCTAAATGACATGGCAATATGATGAAAGAGGGATCCAATAGGTCATTGGAGGAGTGATGGGGCCAACATGGAAATGAATTGAAGATAATATGGTTATAATCACAAGGCATAAATTCTGCAACTCTCCCATAAGCCTCACTTCTATGTGAGTTTTATTTAACTACGTTTTAGATTAGCACAATCATCATATATGTAAGTGCCACTATCCAAATAAGGATATGCAATCCTTTTAATAGTACATTTTTTATTGGTACTACAGTTTTAACTCAGGGTGGATGACCAAAATAATACTTTAGTagtattcaaaatttaatgttaagAGTTACTCAAGtgcattaaaaatgaaatggtCTGATCGGTTTTGTTATGGGATGGGATTCTTTTGGCCTTTCTTGTATTCTGTGGCTCtatgccttttctttttatttaagggAGCTTACAAGGTAGATTACAAAGAGACTTTATTGTGGGCTAGTTGGTTTTGTAGTTTGTACATGTTCCACTCTTGCTTTTGTATAAGAAAATAGTATAGTTATCATCCTCTCTGTACTTGTTCTGCTTGTTCCCTTTTAATAAAACATATTCTGTgtagtatataaataaatttatttggaattggtgatacttttagtattttttctttttgttttctgttaaaaatagaaaatgatttttgtaatattgacatccatttccttttatttttgggtGATCAGGAAGGGGAAGAGGCAGAGGCAGTTATCAAGCAGATGCTCCGAGAGGGCGTTTTGGTGGTAGGAGCATGGGAAGGGGAGGTAATCAGGATAGTTCAGACTACACCAGACTAAGAGGCGATGGTTATCTTCAGCGTGGTTCCCGATGAGGAAAATGTGGCATAAACGCATGCACTAAGATGCCATTCAAGGGTTTATACAATTAGCGAAGTCTGTGCTTGGCGTGGGTATTTTTACTACAGAACATTTTCTTCTGTGGTTTCACATAAAGTAGTCTTACGTTTTGGGTGCGTCTTTTTCAAGTAAAAGCCATTGAGACTTAAACTAGTTTGTTTTTCATagatcaattggttcccccttGAATGTTATTTATTATGCCATTCAGGTGGGAAGTTTTGGTTGTTTGTATTGTACCATGTTTGGATTGTGGGGGCCTTTTAATGAGAGAAGGGGTGTTGAAAGTAACAAAGTGGTTTAGACATCAATAGAGGCTGTGCTTCATTATCAGAGATGTTGCTGTGCATTGTTGTGTGCATCAGCTCGTTGCCTTTGACTTGTTTTTGATAGTACCATGAGAATcttataatttctttctttctaattttgGGCATTGTTGGCATGAAGATAACCAAATCttattaatgatttattttacttgaaaacaactCCAATGATGAGAATGCTTCCCTAGATTTGTCTGTTAAACTTGGAACACCCAATCATTACAAAAGAATCTTGCTAGAGTTGAGTACACGGTCATTGTTATTTTCATGAACATGATATTCgaattttaattcaatcatgCGCATGGATAATGCTACTATGTgtggaaattattttataatatctaagctgtattaaataatatagaatatttaaacatttattttttagaaatggatttcgtgtttttttttttgtttagacaAGATTTGATTTAACATTAGTATTAGTATTTTGTGTTAGTAATTTTTCCAAGTACTTAACAATTTGAAATAAAAGTTCTCATTCTTTCTGCACAAAAATGTATCTTTTggttatattaaattatttttcttttattttttacttttttttatcaattcaaaCTAACCAAATCCTCTgaggatttttaaattttattataaattcaaatatattttcaaaagtagATTTATaagttttagttatataaaatgtttattcTTGTGTACTGCAAAAGTTAAAATAGTAgttgtaatttataaatacttttcttccattttatttatcttatcacgtaaaattttataatttataattattaataaagataattaccccttttatatacatattttttgttcttaaattactctttaatatatataattatttttatttgttttataaaccTTTATAATATAACgttgtcattatttttttcaactgttttttttattttaaaaatacagatGTGTCTCTTTTAACTAgtattctataaataaaatctcCATATTATTTCAACAGGTAATTAGTAAAAGTTCATATGGCGCATGTCATCTCGTAGTGTGATTTCACTCAACACAATTCGGTTTTTCCTGACTTTTAGAAATCAGTGTTATGGTTTAGAGTTTAGATTGGGGTGTTTCTTCACAACAAACGCAAGTAAAATATCGTATTACCTATTCAACATTAATATTCAATCCTTCCTAATCCTTCTATAGTCAAGTCAAGACTCAAGTCCCTTAATAACATGACAATATTCTCCATGGCCATACTGCACGCCATCGCTGTGATCCCCATCACATAAATCGGTCCCTAATTCTCCTGAGTTATGAACAAGATTGATGATATTGGGACATCCATAATTTACAAACACTACATCTCTCatttctctatattttttttgtctcacaTCATATCACCAATCTTAATTATTTGTCCcttttctcttcctatctctTTCGAGGCAGTCTACATCCTTTTGGGTGTCCAAGAATTATTTTCCTATGAAAAAAGAGAACAGAATACCCAGTCAAATTTCCGTTCACACTTAGGTCTTCTAGAACCTTTTCTCGAGCGTTGTGTATCTTTCAAGCTGGCTTTTGGAGCATGTTTTGATTACTTTCCGTCTCATGTGTCATTGTCCTGTTATCTGTAATAATGTAATGACGTAACATGTTGGTTCTTCTCTGTAggccattttctttttctaatctcgtttttcctttttaaattgCAGTGCCTTTGATGCAACAAACCAAAACATTCAAGTACTAGTAGTCCCAAATACATGTTATCAATCAGTAGACGTTGATTAATTAAAAGGGTTGCACACAAACTCGTCGCTTGTCTTAGTGCTACTACACATGGGTAATGAGTTTGTGAATTCAGTTATTTATAAACATTGGCTTCAACATAAGAACTTCATTACATCACAAGACACT harbors:
- the LOC114406957 gene encoding putative G3BP-like protein isoform X1, which encodes MASSYPGSVSAAQVGSYFVGQYYQILRQQPNLVHQFYSDSSSMIRVDGDSVETAHDVLQIHSIVSLLNFTTIEIKTINSLDSWDGGVLVMVSGFVKIKDISGKRKFVQTFFLAPQEKGYFVMNDMFHYIDDEVTYPNLVPVASETIDTQPHLSASLAEPPAVSDYGLEEEAREYVNSVHIDDDPVDEYSLPEHQQQLQEELETEIVEEETPVQEASPPIHSIGHTVQEPPVALVEESFEEPPKKTYASILRVSKGQPVLSAAPQYAPQHSFKSAPPPSELNHVAQPAVQQSSSASMYVPESGIEAAEEGYGLEEEDEVTSVYVRNLPANVTEAEIDQEFKNFGRIKPDGIFIRVRKEIGVCYAFVEFEDIVGVQNALQASPIQLAGRQVYIEERRPNSVGAARGGRRGRGRGSYQADAPRGRFGGRSMGRGGNQDSSDYTRLRGDGYLQRGSR
- the LOC114406957 gene encoding putative G3BP-like protein isoform X2: MASSYPGSVSAAQVGSYFVGQYYQILRQQPNLVHQFYSDSSSMIRVDGDSVETAHDVLQIHSIVSLLNFTTIEIKTINSLDSWDGGVLVMVSGFVKIKDISGKRKFVQTFFLAPQEKGYFVMNDMFHYIDDEVTYPNLVPVASETIDTQPHLSASLAEPPVSDYGLEEEAREYVNSVHIDDDPVDEYSLPEHQQQLQEELETEIVEEETPVQEASPPIHSIGHTVQEPPVALVEESFEEPPKKTYASILRVSKGQPVLSAAPQYAPQHSFKSAPPPSELNHVAQPAVQQSSSASMYVPESGIEAAEEGYGLEEEDEVTSVYVRNLPANVTEAEIDQEFKNFGRIKPDGIFIRVRKEIGVCYAFVEFEDIVGVQNALQASPIQLAGRQVYIEERRPNSVGAARGGRRGRGRGSYQADAPRGRFGGRSMGRGGNQDSSDYTRLRGDGYLQRGSR